A window of Microcystis aeruginosa FD4 contains these coding sequences:
- a CDS encoding Rpn family recombination-promoting nuclease/putative transposase: MKTDSIFYRLFQTFPESFFDLLNLPPETVNHYQFSSLEVKQLAFRLDGVFLPDNLNDPIYFVEVQFQKDERFYSRFFSEIFLYFHQSESNNNWQGVIIYPYPEIENSPKSRYQEFFASGRVNCYYLNQLDEGDSLGVKVLQLIVESEPNTLAQGKELIQQVRQQFQESLKRRDILELIETILIYKLPKMNRQEIEAMFSLSDLRETKVYQEALEEGREEGREEGREEGELSAKLNSIPRLSVLGLSVEQIAQALDLEIEQVQEVIEGQN; the protein is encoded by the coding sequence GTGAAAACGGACAGTATTTTCTATCGTCTCTTTCAGACTTTTCCTGAAAGTTTCTTTGATTTGCTAAATCTTCCCCCAGAAACCGTCAATCATTATCAATTTTCCTCCCTAGAAGTTAAACAACTAGCTTTTCGTTTAGATGGGGTCTTTCTTCCCGATAACCTGAATGACCCGATTTACTTTGTCGAGGTACAATTTCAAAAAGATGAACGGTTTTACTCGCGCTTTTTTAGTGAAATATTTCTCTATTTTCATCAGAGTGAGAGTAATAACAATTGGCAAGGGGTAATCATTTATCCTTATCCAGAAATTGAAAACAGTCCCAAATCTCGTTATCAAGAATTCTTTGCGTCAGGTCGGGTTAACTGTTATTATCTGAATCAGTTAGATGAGGGGGATTCTCTGGGGGTAAAAGTGTTACAATTAATTGTCGAATCGGAACCAAACACCTTAGCACAAGGAAAAGAACTGATTCAACAGGTTAGACAACAATTCCAGGAGTCTTTAAAAAGACGGGACATTCTAGAATTAATCGAGACAATTCTCATTTATAAATTGCCGAAAATGAATCGTCAGGAGATAGAAGCTATGTTTAGTTTAAGTGATTTAAGAGAAACTAAAGTCTATCAAGAAGCTTTAGAGGAAGGTAGAGAGGAAGGTAGAGAGGAAGGTAGAGAAGAAGGAGAATTATCCGCTAAATTAAACTCTATTCCCCGTTTATCGGTCTTAGGACTAAGTGTAGAACAAATTGCCCAAGCTTTAGACTTAGAAATTGAACAAGTACAAGAAGTCATTGAGGGACAAAATTGA
- a CDS encoding PIN domain-containing protein, producing the protein MPDKVFIDTNVLIYGYSEDEPDKRQQAIDCVRSGEAWISTQVLNETINVLKRKFSLSYSQIREAVQELSEGFPIVLVSVNTIEMALNLAERYQYSYFDSLILASALEAGCQILYSEDLQDGQRIENQLTIINPFS; encoded by the coding sequence ATGCCCGATAAAGTTTTTATCGATACTAATGTCTTAATTTACGGGTATTCTGAGGATGAGCCAGATAAACGACAGCAAGCGATTGATTGTGTTCGATCAGGTGAGGCTTGGATTAGCACACAGGTTTTAAATGAAACGATAAATGTATTAAAACGGAAATTTTCTCTAAGCTATTCGCAAATTCGAGAAGCTGTACAAGAGCTTTCCGAGGGATTCCCAATCGTCCTCGTTTCTGTTAATACGATAGAGATGGCATTGAATCTAGCGGAACGTTATCAATATAGTTACTTTGATAGTTTAATACTGGCCAGCGCTCTGGAAGCGGGCTGTCAAATTCTCTACAGTGAAGATTTACAAGATGGTCAGCGAATCGAGAATCAATTGACGATCATTAATCCCTTTAGTTAA
- a CDS encoding PEP-CTERM sorting domain-containing protein, whose amino-acid sequence MPLKSSFCYSVALATVATATLAPVASAATFNLSYTSSAGTITATVDGTLQPDNNTVFVSSISNPTFNGSPAPALPLIGSFLDSILAAGVPTGQAVLSLDGSGLDFAACDNTVCGDGFGFLPPGVIAPVAFLNSGPAYGQLTFEPFILANYSLTTVPEPATVLGLLSVAGVGLLCKRQKLEK is encoded by the coding sequence ATGCCACTCAAAAGTTCCTTTTGCTATTCCGTCGCCCTCGCCACGGTAGCCACCGCCACCCTTGCACCAGTTGCCAGTGCCGCAACTTTTAACTTGTCCTACACCTCCAGCGCCGGAACAATTACCGCAACGGTGGACGGAACCCTGCAACCGGATAACAACACGGTGTTCGTCAGTTCTATCAGTAATCCCACCTTTAACGGCTCTCCCGCTCCTGCTCTTCCCTTGATAGGTTCTTTTCTCGATAGCATTTTGGCTGCTGGTGTACCGACGGGTCAGGCGGTGCTATCCTTAGACGGATCGGGACTGGATTTTGCCGCTTGTGACAACACGGTTTGTGGTGATGGATTCGGCTTTTTACCCCCTGGCGTTATAGCTCCGGTTGCCTTTTTAAATTCCGGTCCCGCCTACGGTCAATTAACTTTTGAACCCTTCATCCTCGCCAATTATTCCCTGACCACCGTTCCCGAACCAGCGACGGTTCTGGGTTTACTCTCTGTTGCCGGGGTGGGTTTATTGTGCAAACGCCAGAAACTAGAAAAGTAA
- a CDS encoding DUF433 domain-containing protein, with the protein MVQATEYLYIVRDDEILHGEPIIKGTRTPVRAIVETWRMGVAPEEIPLGMPHLTLSQIFIALTYYSDHLEEINAYIEHNRVPDDLIDPLLKNS; encoded by the coding sequence ATGGTTCAAGCGACCGAATATCTCTACATCGTTCGAGACGACGAGATTTTACACGGGGAACCAATTATCAAAGGAACGCGTACACCCGTCCGCGCCATCGTCGAAACTTGGCGTATGGGGGTCGCTCCCGAAGAAATTCCCCTAGGAATGCCCCATCTGACGTTAAGTCAGATTTTCATTGCGTTGACCTATTACAGCGACCATCTAGAGGAAATTAACGCTTATATCGAGCATAACCGCGTTCCCGACGACTTAATCGATCCGCTGCTAAAAAATTCGTGA
- a CDS encoding Rpn family recombination-promoting nuclease/putative transposase — MKTDSIFYRLFQTFPESFFDLLNLPPETVNHYQFSSLEVKQLAFRLDGVFLPDNLNEPIYFVEVQFQKDERFYSRFFSEIFLYFHQSESNNNWQGVIIYPYPEIENSPKSRYQEFFASGRVNCYYLNQLDEGDSLGVKVLQLIVESEPNTLAQGKELIQQVRQQFQESLKRRDILELIETILIYKLPKMNRKEIEAMFSLSDLRETKVYQEALEEGIEQGIERGIERGIERGIERGRQEGELSAKLNSIPRLSVLGLSVEQIAQALDLEIEQVQQVIEGQN, encoded by the coding sequence GTGAAAACGGACAGTATTTTCTATCGTCTCTTTCAGACTTTTCCGGAAAGTTTCTTTGATTTGCTGAATCTTCCCCCGGAAACCGTCAATCATTATCAATTTTCCTCCCTAGAAGTTAAACAACTCGCTTTTCGTTTAGATGGGGTCTTTCTTCCCGATAACCTGAATGAACCGATTTACTTTGTTGAGGTACAATTTCAAAAAGATGAACGGTTTTACTCGCGCTTTTTTAGTGAAATATTTCTCTATTTTCATCAGAGTGAGAGTAATAACAATTGGCAAGGGGTGATTATTTACCCTTATCCAGAAATTGAAAACAGTCCCAAATCTCGTTATCAAGAATTCTTTGCGTCAGGTCGGGTTAACTGTTATTATCTGAATCAGTTAGATGAGGGGGATTCTCTAGGGGTAAAAGTGTTACAATTAATTGTCGAATCGGAACCAAACACCTTAGCACAAGGAAAAGAACTGATTCAACAAGTTAGACAACAATTCCAGGAGTCTTTAAAAAGACGGGACATTCTAGAATTAATTGAGACAATTCTCATTTATAAATTGCCGAAAATGAATCGTAAGGAGATAGAAGCTATGTTTAGTTTAAGTGATTTAAGAGAAACTAAAGTCTATCAAGAAGCTTTAGAGGAAGGTATTGAACAAGGTATTGAACGAGGTATTGAACGAGGTATTGAACGAGGTATTGAACGAGGCCGACAAGAGGGAGAATTATCCGCTAAATTAAACTCCATTCCCCGTTTATCGGTCTTAGGACTAAGTGTAGAACAAATTGCCCAAGCTTTAGACTTAGAAATTGAACAAGTACAACAAGTCATTGAGGGACAAAATTGA
- a CDS encoding Rpn family recombination-promoting nuclease/putative transposase, with translation MKTDSIFYRLFQTFPESFFDLLNLPPETVNHYQFSSLEVKQLAFRLDGVFLPDNLNEPIYFVEVQFQKDERFYSRFFSEIFLYFHQSESNNNWQGVIIYPYPEIENSPKSRYQEFFASGRVNCYYLNQLDEGDSLGVKVLQLIVESEPNTLAQGKELIQQVRQQFQESLKRRDILELIETILIYKLPKMNRKEIEAMFSLSDLRETKVYQEALEEGREEGELSAKKSLILRQLNLKLGSIPLKIEQKIKQLNPNQLDNLALALLEFSDLEDLRQWLNS, from the coding sequence GTGAAAACGGACAGTATTTTCTATCGTCTCTTTCAGACTTTTCCTGAAAGTTTCTTTGATTTGCTGAATCTTCCCCCCGAAACCGTCAATCATTATCAATTTTCCTCCCTAGAAGTTAAACAACTAGCTTTTCGTTTAGATGGGGTCTTTCTTCCCGATAACCTGAATGAACCGATTTACTTTGTTGAGGTACAATTTCAAAAAGATGAACGGTTTTACTCGCGCTTTTTTAGTGAAATATTTCTCTATTTTCATCAGAGTGAGAGTAATAACAATTGGCAAGGGGTGATTATTTACCCTTATCCAGAAATTGAAAACAGTCCCAAATCTCGTTATCAAGAATTCTTTGCGTCAGGTCGGGTTAACTGTTATTATCTGAATCAGTTAGATGAGGGGGATTCTCTAGGGGTAAAAGTGTTACAATTAATTGTCGAATCGGAACCAAACACCTTAGCACAAGGAAAAGAACTGATTCAACAAGTTAGACAACAATTCCAGGAGTCTTTAAAAAGACGGGACATTCTAGAATTAATTGAGACAATTCTCATTTATAAATTGCCGAAAATGAATCGTAAGGAGATAGAAGCTATGTTTAGTTTAAGTGATTTAAGAGAAACTAAAGTCTATCAAGAAGCTTTAGAGGAAGGTAGAGAGGAAGGAGAATTATCCGCTAAAAAAAGCCTAATTTTGCGTCAGCTAAATTTAAAACTAGGTTCTATTCCTTTAAAGATAGAACAAAAAATTAAACAGTTAAATCCTAATCAATTGGATAATTTAGCTCTTGCTTTATTGGAATTTTCGGATTTGGAAGATTTGCGCCAATGGTTAAATTCTTGA
- a CDS encoding Rpn family recombination-promoting nuclease/putative transposase, whose translation MKTDSIFYRLFQTFPESFFDLLNLPPETVNHYQFSSLEVKQLAFRLDGVFLPDNLNDPIYFVEVQFQKDERFYSRFFSEIFLYFHQSESNNNWQGVIIYPYPEIENSPKSRYQEFFASGRVNCYYLNQLDEGDSLGVKVLQLIVESEPNTLAQGKELIQQVRQQFQESLKRRDILELIETILIYKLPKMNRKEIEAMFSLSDLRETKVYQEALEEGREEGREEGELSAKLNSIPRLSVLGLSVEQIAQALDLEIEQVQQVIEGQN comes from the coding sequence GTGAAAACGGACAGTATTTTCTATCGTCTCTTTCAGACTTTTCCTGAAAGTTTCTTTGATTTGCTGAATCTTCCCCCCGAAACCGTCAATCATTATCAATTTTCCTCCCTAGAAGTTAAACAACTAGCTTTTCGTTTAGATGGGGTCTTTCTTCCCGATAACCTGAATGACCCGATTTACTTTGTCGAGGTACAATTTCAAAAAGATGAACGGTTTTACTCGCGCTTTTTTAGTGAAATATTTCTCTATTTTCATCAGAGTGAGAGTAATAACAATTGGCAAGGGGTAATCATTTATCCTTATCCAGAAATTGAAAACAGTCCCAAATCTCGTTATCAAGAATTCTTTGCGTCAGGTCGGGTTAACTGTTATTATCTGAATCAGTTAGATGAGGGGGATTCTCTGGGGGTAAAAGTGTTACAATTAATTGTCGAATCGGAACCAAACACCTTAGCACAAGGAAAAGAACTGATTCAACAGGTTAGACAACAATTCCAGGAGTCTTTAAAAAGACGGGACATTCTAGAATTAATCGAGACAATTCTCATTTATAAATTGCCGAAAATGAATCGTAAGGAGATAGAAGCTATGTTTAGTTTAAGTGATTTAAGAGAAACTAAAGTCTATCAAGAAGCTTTAGAGGAAGGTAGAGAGGAAGGTAGAGAAGAAGGAGAATTATCCGCTAAATTAAACTCCATTCCCCGTTTATCGGTCTTAGGACTAAGTGTAGAACAAATTGCCCAAGCTTTAGACTTAGAAATTGAACAAGTACAACAAGTCATTGAGGGACAAAATTGA
- a CDS encoding nucleotidyltransferase family protein, producing MVDKITANEILERLRTLKPELEERYALDRIGIFGSVAREENRPTSDIDIVVYMPPDLLKRVRLKAELEKLFGREVDVIRYRDSLNPYLKARIDREAIYV from the coding sequence ATGGTAGATAAAATCACTGCCAACGAGATATTGGAACGTTTACGAACCCTGAAACCCGAACTGGAGGAAAGATATGCGCTCGATCGAATCGGTATTTTCGGCTCGGTAGCCAGGGAGGAAAACCGACCGACGAGCGATATAGATATAGTGGTATATATGCCCCCCGATCTGCTTAAAAGAGTCAGACTGAAAGCCGAACTAGAGAAACTATTCGGACGGGAAGTGGACGTGATCCGCTATCGGGATTCCCTGAATCCTTACCTCAAGGCGCGGATCGATCGAGAGGCTATCTATGTGTGA
- a CDS encoding aspartate aminotransferase, with translation MRESVIYQDILEEGREEGREQGELSAKLNSIPRLSVLGLSVEQIAQALDLEIEQVQQVIEGQN, from the coding sequence ATGAGAGAATCCGTCATCTATCAAGATATTTTAGAGGAAGGCAGAGAGGAAGGCAGAGAGCAAGGGGAATTATCCGCTAAATTAAACTCCATTCCCCGTTTATCGGTCTTAGGACTAAGTGTAGAACAAATTGCCCAAGCTTTAGACTTAGAAATTGAACAAGTACAACAAGTCATTGAGGGACAAAATTGA
- the gltB gene encoding glutamate synthase large subunit, producing the protein MNNNQTPRKQGLYDPRFEHDACGVGFIVHKTGKKSHDIVEQALTILLNLDHRGACGAEKNTGDGAGILCQIPDLFFRKVTSNLGFTLPAAGQYGVGMLYTAPDAEIRQKSRQEFEKIAAEEGLKVLGWRDVPTDNSSLGNSARSTEPFIEQVFIERNANLSDDLAFERKLYVIRKRSHLSRQSFNRYWYPCSISSRTIVYKGQLMPVQVGDYFPDLHDPDFESALGLVHSRFSTNTFPSWERAHPYRYIAHNGEINTLRGNINWMHARQSMFASPLFGEDIKKIQPVINIEGSDSLIFDNALELMVLSGRSLPHAVMMMIPEPWAAHESMSDEKKAFYEYHSCLMEPWDGPASIAFTDGTMMGAVLDRNGLRPSRYYVTKDDLVIMASEAGVLPIEPERVAFKGRLQPGRMFLVDMKEGRIVADEEIKEGIAKAHPYRQWLNENLVNLDDLPAVETAPPETPVSLIQQQTAFGYTFEELRLLLAPMGRDGVEAVGSMGSDTPLAVLSDRPKLLYDYFQQLFAQVTNPPIDSIREEIITSPITTIGAERNLLDPQPESCHLIKLNSPILTNAQLARLQGNSEFKTVTIAILFDPTSGVEGMRSTIEAICQEVDEAILAGASIIILSDRGIDKNHAPIPSLLAVAGLHHHLIRQGTRTRVGLVLESGEPREVHHYALLLGYGCGAINPYLAFATLGSMIEEGLLVGVDHQTACKNYIKAATKGVIKVASKIGISTLQSYRGAQIFEAIGLNRSVVDRYFTWTASRIEGADLEIIAKESLLRHGHAFPDRDVNVHTLDIGGEYQWRKDGEAHLFSPETIHTLQQAVKLGKYDLFKKYSQLVNQQNQKFFTLRGLLTFKNRESIPIEEVEPIEAIMKRFKTGAMSYGSISKEAHESLAIAMNRIGGKSNTGEGGEDSERYTWTNERGDSKNSAIKQVASGRFGVTSLYLSQARELQIKMAQGAKPGEGGQLPGKKVYPWIAKVRHSTPGVGLISPPPHHDIYSIEDLAELIHDLKNANRAARVSVKLVSEVGVGTIAAGVAKAHADVVLISGFDGGTGASPQTSIKHAGLPWELGLAETHQTLVLNNLRSRIAVETDGQMKTGRDVVVATLLGAEEFGFSTAPLVTLGCIMMRVCHLNTCPAGVATQDPLLRQNFIGEPEYTVNFMKFIAQEVREIMAELGFRTLNEMVGRTDVLEPKQAVEHWKAKGIDLTPILYQPEVDAEVGRYCQIPQDHGLDKSLDITVLLDLCKDAIEKGEKVKATLPIKNINRVVGTILGNEITKRHWEGLPEDTVHLHFQGSAGQSFGAFVPKGVTLELEGDANDYVGKGLSGGKIIVYPPKGSTFAAEENIIIGNVALYGATSGEVYISGVAGERFCVRNSGVNTVVEAVGDHACEYMTGGKVVVLGPTGRNFAAGMSGGVAYVLDESGDFATRCNTQMVALEALEGEEIDDLRELIQRHADYTHSQKAALVLANWSEMLPKFVKVMPKDYKRMLQCIKEALDSGLTGDSALDAAFEANARDVARIGGS; encoded by the coding sequence ATGAATAACAATCAAACTCCACGGAAACAAGGACTATACGATCCCCGATTCGAACATGATGCTTGTGGTGTCGGTTTTATCGTTCATAAAACGGGTAAAAAGTCCCACGATATTGTTGAACAGGCCTTAACAATTTTACTAAACCTCGATCACCGTGGCGCGTGCGGTGCGGAAAAAAATACCGGAGATGGAGCGGGTATTTTGTGTCAAATCCCTGACCTATTTTTCCGGAAAGTGACCAGTAATCTAGGTTTTACCTTACCAGCAGCGGGACAATACGGGGTAGGAATGCTCTACACTGCCCCTGATGCCGAAATTCGCCAGAAAAGTCGCCAGGAATTCGAGAAAATCGCCGCCGAAGAGGGGTTAAAAGTTCTCGGTTGGCGTGATGTTCCCACGGATAACTCCAGTTTGGGCAATTCGGCCAGATCTACCGAACCTTTTATCGAACAGGTTTTCATCGAACGCAATGCTAATTTAAGCGATGATCTGGCCTTTGAACGCAAATTATACGTTATTCGCAAACGTTCCCACCTCAGTCGTCAATCCTTTAATCGTTACTGGTATCCTTGCAGTATTTCTAGTCGTACCATTGTCTATAAAGGGCAATTAATGCCGGTACAGGTGGGGGACTATTTTCCCGATTTACACGACCCCGACTTTGAAAGCGCTTTAGGATTAGTCCATTCTCGTTTTAGTACCAATACCTTCCCCAGTTGGGAACGCGCCCACCCTTACCGTTATATTGCCCATAATGGCGAAATTAATACCCTGCGAGGTAATATTAACTGGATGCACGCCCGTCAGTCGATGTTTGCCTCACCCTTGTTCGGGGAAGACATCAAAAAAATCCAGCCGGTTATTAATATCGAGGGTAGTGACTCCTTAATTTTTGATAATGCCCTAGAATTAATGGTTTTATCGGGACGTTCTCTTCCTCACGCTGTCATGATGATGATTCCTGAACCCTGGGCAGCCCACGAATCGATGAGTGATGAGAAAAAAGCTTTTTATGAATACCATTCCTGTTTGATGGAACCCTGGGATGGTCCGGCCTCGATCGCTTTTACCGATGGTACGATGATGGGAGCAGTGTTAGACCGCAATGGTTTACGTCCTTCCCGTTACTACGTCACCAAAGATGACCTAGTAATTATGGCATCGGAAGCGGGAGTTTTACCGATTGAACCGGAACGCGTCGCTTTTAAAGGTCGTCTGCAACCCGGCCGGATGTTCCTTGTGGATATGAAAGAAGGTCGTATCGTGGCCGATGAGGAGATAAAAGAAGGTATTGCCAAAGCTCATCCCTATCGCCAGTGGTTAAACGAAAATTTAGTCAATTTAGACGATTTACCGGCGGTGGAAACTGCCCCACCTGAAACTCCTGTTTCCCTAATTCAACAGCAAACCGCTTTCGGTTACACTTTTGAGGAATTACGTCTTTTATTAGCCCCCATGGGCCGGGATGGAGTGGAAGCAGTGGGTTCCATGGGTTCCGATACACCCCTAGCCGTCTTGTCCGATCGGCCAAAACTGCTTTATGATTACTTTCAGCAGTTATTCGCTCAAGTCACTAACCCCCCGATTGACTCGATTCGCGAGGAAATTATCACCTCTCCCATCACCACTATCGGTGCGGAAAGAAATCTCTTGGATCCGCAGCCGGAAAGCTGTCACCTGATTAAACTTAACTCTCCCATCCTCACTAACGCCCAATTAGCGCGTTTACAGGGCAATAGCGAATTTAAAACCGTTACTATTGCCATTCTCTTCGATCCCACTTCGGGAGTCGAGGGAATGCGTAGCACAATTGAGGCAATTTGTCAAGAGGTGGACGAGGCAATTTTAGCGGGCGCGAGCATTATTATTTTAAGCGATCGAGGTATCGATAAAAATCACGCCCCGATTCCCTCACTGCTGGCCGTTGCCGGTTTACACCACCACCTCATCCGGCAGGGAACCCGTACCAGAGTCGGTCTTGTCCTGGAATCCGGCGAACCCCGGGAAGTGCATCACTACGCCCTTTTACTCGGTTATGGTTGCGGTGCGATTAATCCCTATCTAGCCTTTGCCACCCTCGGCAGTATGATCGAGGAAGGATTATTGGTAGGAGTTGACCACCAGACCGCCTGTAAAAACTACATAAAAGCCGCCACCAAGGGCGTAATTAAAGTGGCCTCTAAAATTGGCATTTCTACCCTGCAAAGCTACCGTGGGGCGCAAATATTCGAGGCTATCGGCTTAAATCGATCGGTAGTCGATCGCTATTTTACTTGGACAGCTTCCCGCATTGAAGGGGCCGATTTAGAAATTATTGCCAAAGAATCCCTACTCAGACATGGCCACGCTTTCCCCGACCGGGACGTTAATGTGCATACCCTCGATATTGGCGGTGAATATCAATGGCGTAAGGACGGGGAAGCGCACCTCTTTAGCCCAGAAACCATTCATACCCTGCAACAAGCGGTAAAATTGGGCAAATACGACCTCTTTAAGAAGTATTCCCAACTGGTCAACCAACAAAATCAAAAATTCTTCACCCTGCGGGGACTATTAACCTTTAAAAACCGGGAAAGTATCCCCATCGAAGAAGTGGAACCGATTGAAGCGATTATGAAACGCTTTAAAACCGGGGCCATGAGTTACGGTTCCATTTCCAAAGAGGCCCACGAATCCCTCGCTATTGCCATGAATCGTATCGGTGGCAAGTCGAACACCGGGGAAGGGGGGGAAGATTCCGAGCGCTACACTTGGACAAATGAACGGGGAGACTCGAAAAATAGTGCCATTAAACAGGTGGCTTCCGGCCGTTTTGGTGTCACCAGTCTTTACCTCTCCCAAGCGCGAGAATTGCAGATAAAAATGGCTCAAGGGGCAAAACCGGGCGAAGGCGGTCAATTACCGGGTAAAAAAGTCTATCCTTGGATTGCCAAAGTCCGTCACTCCACCCCCGGAGTCGGGTTAATTTCTCCCCCACCCCACCACGATATCTACTCGATTGAAGACCTAGCGGAGTTGATTCATGACCTAAAAAATGCCAATCGTGCGGCGAGAGTGAGCGTAAAACTGGTTTCTGAGGTGGGAGTTGGCACAATCGCCGCCGGAGTCGCTAAAGCTCACGCCGACGTGGTTTTAATCTCTGGTTTCGATGGTGGAACTGGAGCCTCACCCCAAACCTCGATTAAACACGCGGGTTTACCTTGGGAGTTGGGACTAGCAGAAACCCATCAAACATTGGTGTTAAATAATCTTCGCAGTCGCATTGCGGTGGAAACCGATGGCCAGATGAAAACCGGCCGCGATGTGGTGGTGGCGACGCTATTGGGGGCCGAAGAATTCGGTTTTTCCACTGCGCCACTGGTGACGTTGGGCTGTATTATGATGCGGGTTTGTCATCTTAATACCTGTCCGGCGGGGGTAGCGACTCAGGATCCGTTATTACGGCAGAATTTCATCGGGGAGCCTGAATATACGGTGAATTTCATGAAATTTATCGCCCAGGAAGTGCGGGAAATTATGGCCGAATTGGGATTCCGCACCTTGAATGAAATGGTGGGGCGAACTGATGTATTAGAGCCGAAACAGGCTGTAGAACATTGGAAAGCGAAAGGAATTGACCTAACTCCGATTCTCTATCAACCGGAGGTAGATGCAGAGGTAGGACGTTATTGTCAGATTCCCCAGGACCACGGTTTAGATAAGTCGTTGGATATAACCGTTTTACTGGATTTATGCAAAGATGCCATTGAAAAAGGCGAAAAAGTCAAAGCGACACTACCGATTAAAAATATTAACCGCGTGGTGGGGACGATTTTAGGCAACGAAATCACTAAACGTCACTGGGAGGGTTTACCGGAAGATACCGTACATCTCCATTTTCAGGGCAGCGCGGGGCAGAGTTTCGGTGCTTTTGTTCCCAAAGGGGTGACACTGGAGTTAGAGGGGGATGCTAATGATTATGTGGGTAAGGGTTTAAGCGGTGGCAAAATCATCGTTTATCCGCCCAAAGGTTCCACTTTTGCGGCCGAGGAGAATATTATCATCGGTAACGTGGCTTTATACGGTGCAACCAGTGGTGAGGTGTATATTTCTGGGGTTGCCGGGGAACGTTTCTGTGTCCGCAATTCTGGGGTTAATACCGTAGTTGAGGCCGTTGGCGACCACGCTTGCGAGTATATGACGGGGGGTAAAGTCGTTGTTTTAGGGCCCACTGGTCGCAATTTCGCCGCTGGGATGAGTGGTGGTGTCGCCTACGTCCTCGATGAGTCGGGGGATTTCGCCACTCGTTGCAATACCCAAATGGTAGCTTTAGAGGCGCTAGAAGGGGAAGAAATCGACGATTTACGCGAGTTAATTCAACGCCATGCTGATTACACCCATAGTCAAAAAGCAGCCCTGGTTTTAGCAAATTGGTCGGAAATGTTGCCCAAGTTTGTTAAAGTAATGCCCAAGGATTATAAGCGGATGTTGCAGTGTATTAAAGAGGCGTTAGATTCCGGTTTAACTGGCGATTCTGCCCTCGATGCGGCTTTTGAAGCCAACGCCCGCGATGTGGCAAGGATTGGCGGTAGTTAG